The Octadecabacter arcticus 238 genome contains a region encoding:
- a CDS encoding transposase: protein MMNKTRRGRGSKYTDDFKRQLVAESHTAGVSVPMVAKKHGVGTNRIYAWRSDGRFQPDKSDIGQFTPVEIADAGMVDTPASSGTSILPVPHIEITLENGRKLSVSDGVDAGFVLELARGLAA from the coding sequence ATGATGAACAAGACTAGGCGTGGCCGAGGTTCCAAATACACGGATGATTTCAAGCGACAGCTTGTAGCGGAAAGCCACACTGCTGGCGTGAGTGTTCCAATGGTTGCCAAGAAGCACGGTGTGGGCACCAACCGGATTTATGCATGGCGCAGCGATGGGCGGTTTCAGCCTGACAAATCAGATATAGGCCAGTTCACCCCCGTAGAGATTGCCGATGCGGGTATGGTGGACACGCCTGCGTCATCCGGCACCAGCATCTTACCTGTCCCCCATATTGAGATCACACTTGAGAACGGTCGCAAGCTGAGCGTGAGCGACGGGGTTGATGCTGGCTTTGTGCTGGAACTGGCGCGAGGACTTGCAGCATGA